A region from the Nocardioides exalbidus genome encodes:
- a CDS encoding response regulator transcription factor, which translates to MTRVLVVEDEESYSDALAYMLRKEGYEVAIAADGNTALTEFDRFGPDIVLLDLMLPGVPGTEVCRQIRQSSSVPVIMVSAKDDEVDKVVGLELGADDYVTKPYSPRELVARIRAVLRRGQEPDLMPDTLEAGPVRMDVERHVVTVDGNEQRLPLKEFELLEMFLRNPGRVLTRGQLIDRVWGSDYVGDTKTLDVHVKRLRAKLEPDPGEPKFLVTVRGLGYKLDL; encoded by the coding sequence ATGACCCGCGTACTCGTCGTCGAGGACGAAGAGAGCTACAGCGACGCGCTCGCCTACATGCTCCGCAAGGAGGGCTACGAGGTGGCGATCGCCGCCGACGGCAACACGGCCCTCACCGAGTTCGACCGCTTCGGGCCCGACATCGTGCTGCTCGACCTCATGCTGCCGGGCGTCCCCGGCACCGAGGTGTGCCGCCAGATCCGGCAGTCCTCGTCCGTCCCGGTGATCATGGTGAGCGCCAAGGACGACGAGGTCGACAAGGTCGTCGGCCTCGAGCTCGGCGCCGACGACTACGTCACCAAGCCCTACTCCCCGCGCGAGCTGGTCGCCCGCATCCGCGCCGTGCTGCGCCGCGGGCAGGAGCCGGACCTGATGCCCGACACGCTCGAGGCCGGCCCGGTCCGGATGGACGTCGAGCGGCACGTGGTGACGGTCGACGGCAACGAGCAGCGGCTGCCGCTCAAGGAGTTCGAGCTCCTCGAGATGTTCCTGCGCAACCCCGGCCGGGTGCTCACCCGCGGGCAGCTCATCGACCGCGTCTGGGGCTCCGACTACGTCGGCGACACCAAGACCCTCGACGTCCACGTGAAGCGCCTGCGCGCCAAGCTCGAGCCCGACCCGGGCGAGCCGAAGTTCCTCGTCACGGTCCGCGGGCTCGGCTACAAGCTGGACCTCTGA
- a CDS encoding 2-C-methyl-D-erythritol 4-phosphate cytidylyltransferase has translation MTAATAVLAMAGRDGLPFASLHRSPLYLHALRSLAASGVDRLLVAVDAGDHDRVVREVRHAGVAAEVRAGAGWWEELRAAGTASGLLVHDALCPLASADFLREVRTGAAATPEVSVLAFRPVTDTVKTVVDARIGGTIDREGLAALVSPAVVAPSVLGAALERDERPPVDDFARLAAWLRERGEVGLVRAPSLARRVDDASSVNLLECVDELARRVRREPISDAAGPGTP, from the coding sequence GTGACGGCCGCAACGGCGGTGCTCGCCATGGCCGGGCGCGACGGGCTGCCGTTCGCCTCGCTGCACCGGTCGCCGCTCTACCTCCACGCCCTCCGCTCGCTGGCTGCGTCCGGGGTGGACCGCCTGCTCGTCGCCGTCGACGCGGGCGACCACGACCGGGTCGTCCGCGAGGTCCGGCACGCCGGGGTCGCGGCCGAGGTCCGCGCGGGTGCGGGCTGGTGGGAGGAGCTGCGGGCCGCCGGGACGGCCTCCGGGCTGCTGGTGCACGACGCGCTGTGCCCGCTGGCCTCGGCCGACTTCCTGCGCGAGGTCCGCACGGGCGCGGCGGCGACGCCCGAGGTGTCGGTGCTCGCCTTCCGGCCCGTCACCGACACCGTCAAGACGGTCGTGGACGCCCGGATCGGCGGGACCATCGACCGCGAGGGCCTGGCCGCGCTCGTGTCGCCGGCCGTCGTGGCGCCGTCCGTGCTGGGCGCGGCCCTCGAGCGTGACGAGCGGCCGCCCGTCGACGACTTCGCCCGGCTGGCCGCCTGGCTCCGCGAGCGCGGTGAGGTCGGGCTGGTCCGGGCGCCGTCGCTCGCGCGCCGGGTCGACGACGCGTCGTCGGTCAACCTGCTCGAGTGCGTCGACGAGCTCGCCCGCCGCGTGCGCCGCGAGCCGATCAGCGACGCAGCAGGCCCCGGAACTCCCTGA
- a CDS encoding DMT family transporter, whose protein sequence is MTTTASTATTTTTAPPAWLPVAAGAVTLVMWASAFVVIRHVAHDVSPGALGSGRLLVAALVVLPLVLRRGWVRPTPREWLLLALGGVGWFGVYNLALNAGERHVDAGTAAMIIQIGPVIVALLAIPLFGEVLHRWLVAGMLVGFAGVAVIARGSSSDAGASLLGVVLVLVAAAMYAVGVLTQKVLLRRIPSVQVVLVSFLMGAVTCLPFSGDLPGIVADGGPELWWIVYLGVFPTAIAFTTWAFALTHTDAGALSLTTFLVPLIATLIAWLTIDEVPPSLTFVGGALAIAGVLMTRRKPRAATR, encoded by the coding sequence GTGACGACGACCGCTTCCACCGCGACCACCACCACCACCGCACCGCCCGCCTGGCTGCCCGTCGCGGCAGGCGCGGTGACGCTGGTGATGTGGGCCTCGGCGTTCGTGGTGATCCGGCACGTCGCCCACGACGTCAGCCCGGGCGCGCTCGGCTCCGGGCGCCTGCTCGTCGCCGCGCTGGTGGTGCTGCCGCTGGTCCTGCGGCGGGGATGGGTCCGCCCCACACCGCGCGAGTGGCTGCTGCTGGCGCTGGGCGGGGTCGGCTGGTTCGGGGTCTACAACCTCGCCCTCAACGCGGGCGAGCGCCACGTCGACGCCGGGACGGCCGCGATGATCATCCAGATCGGCCCCGTGATCGTGGCGCTGCTCGCGATCCCGCTGTTCGGCGAGGTGCTGCACCGCTGGCTGGTCGCGGGGATGCTGGTCGGCTTCGCCGGGGTCGCGGTCATCGCCCGCGGCTCCTCCTCCGACGCCGGCGCGAGCCTGCTGGGCGTCGTGCTGGTGCTCGTCGCCGCGGCGATGTACGCCGTCGGGGTGCTGACCCAGAAGGTGCTGCTGCGCCGCATCCCGTCCGTCCAGGTGGTCCTGGTGTCGTTCCTGATGGGCGCGGTGACCTGCCTGCCGTTCTCCGGCGACCTGCCGGGCATCGTGGCCGACGGCGGCCCGGAGCTGTGGTGGATCGTCTACCTCGGCGTCTTCCCCACGGCCATCGCCTTCACGACGTGGGCCTTCGCGCTCACCCACACCGACGCGGGCGCGCTGTCGCTGACGACCTTCCTCGTGCCCCTGATCGCCACCCTGATCGCCTGGCTGACCATCGACGAGGTGCCGCCGTCGCTGACCTTCGTCGGCGGGGCGCTCGCGATCGCCGGCGTGCTGATGACGCGGCGCAAGCCGCGGGCCGCGACTCGCTGA
- the phoU gene encoding phosphate signaling complex protein PhoU codes for MREAFHDQLDGIFADLSEICGQVEVAVREATKALMTGDVHTADQVISNDKVIDVARERVDDTAFSLLSLQQPVAGDLRVIVSALRMATELERMGDLSVHVAKIARLRVPSVAVPEELRPTMQRMAETAEDMVRRVRAIIIERDVEAAIELGRDDEVMDQLRRRSFTELLSADWQHGVEAAVDIALLGRYYERIADHSVSVANRVVFVVTGDLPTRD; via the coding sequence ATGCGCGAGGCTTTCCACGACCAGCTCGACGGGATCTTTGCCGACCTGTCCGAGATCTGCGGACAGGTCGAGGTGGCCGTACGCGAGGCCACCAAGGCCCTGATGACCGGCGACGTCCACACCGCCGACCAGGTGATCAGCAACGACAAGGTGATCGACGTCGCCCGCGAGCGCGTCGACGACACCGCCTTCTCGCTGCTCTCGCTCCAGCAGCCCGTCGCCGGCGACCTCCGGGTCATCGTCTCCGCGCTGCGGATGGCGACCGAGCTGGAGCGGATGGGCGACCTGTCCGTCCACGTCGCCAAGATCGCGCGCCTGCGCGTGCCCTCGGTCGCGGTCCCCGAGGAGCTCCGCCCGACCATGCAGCGGATGGCCGAGACCGCCGAGGACATGGTGCGCCGGGTGCGCGCCATCATCATCGAGCGTGACGTCGAGGCCGCGATCGAGCTCGGCCGCGACGACGAGGTGATGGACCAGCTCCGTCGTCGCAGCTTCACCGAGCTGTTGTCGGCCGACTGGCAGCACGGCGTCGAGGCCGCGGTCGACATCGCCCTGCTGGGCCGCTACTACGAGCGCATCGCCGACCACTCGGTCTCGGTCGCCAACCGCGTCGTCTTCGTGGTCACCGGCGACCTCCCGACCCGCGACTGA
- a CDS encoding YbjN domain-containing protein — MSATSSAVETIRAHLADNEIEHEETTRDGVEGASFSLTLPGEKKLQTPVRLDVGPHALGVHAFVCRNPDENHARVYRWLLERNLRMYAVSFAVDRHGDIYLEARLPLASVSDDELDRLLGSVLANADESFNAILELGFASSIRKEWEWRVARGESTRNLEAFRGWLETGTAPEPDA, encoded by the coding sequence ATGAGCGCCACCTCCTCCGCGGTCGAGACGATCCGCGCCCACCTCGCGGACAACGAGATCGAGCACGAGGAGACCACTCGTGACGGCGTGGAGGGCGCGAGCTTCTCGCTGACCCTGCCCGGGGAGAAGAAGCTCCAGACCCCCGTCCGGCTCGACGTCGGACCGCACGCTCTCGGCGTGCACGCCTTCGTGTGCCGCAACCCCGACGAGAACCACGCCCGCGTCTACCGCTGGCTGCTCGAGCGCAACCTGAGGATGTACGCCGTCTCCTTCGCCGTCGACCGGCACGGGGACATCTACCTCGAGGCGCGGCTGCCGCTCGCGTCGGTGAGCGACGACGAGCTCGACCGGCTGCTGGGCTCCGTGCTCGCCAACGCCGACGAGTCGTTCAACGCGATCCTCGAGCTCGGCTTCGCCTCCTCCATCCGCAAGGAGTGGGAGTGGCGGGTCGCGCGCGGGGAGTCGACGCGCAACCTCGAGGCGTTCCGCGGCTGGCTCGAGACCGGCACCGCCCCCGAGCCGGACGCCTGA
- a CDS encoding IspD/TarI family cytidylyltransferase has product MPLPPSARAAVVMLAAGEGRRSGHHTNKVLLPLAGRGVFTWSIESARRLATVTHTVLVIREEDRETVTATLDREVAGPEVEVVVGGDSRHSSEWQALQALAPMIEADEIDVVVIHDAARPLAVTTMFASVIEAALEHGGAIPVRDQGHLTALGEGDQPPDRVVAVQTPQAFRAQPLLEAYRLAHADGFVGTDTASCMERYTDVPVLCVDGDAGNIKITFPEDLFLAERLLAKADWDLSGRQRHRRESAMSHLRDLIPHGDRP; this is encoded by the coding sequence GTGCCCCTCCCCCCGTCCGCCCGCGCCGCGGTCGTCATGCTCGCCGCGGGCGAGGGGCGCCGCAGCGGGCACCACACCAACAAGGTCCTGCTGCCCCTGGCCGGCCGCGGGGTCTTCACCTGGTCCATCGAGTCGGCCCGCCGGCTCGCCACCGTGACCCACACCGTGCTCGTCATCCGCGAGGAGGACCGGGAGACCGTGACGGCCACGCTCGACCGCGAGGTGGCCGGACCCGAGGTCGAGGTCGTCGTCGGCGGCGACAGCCGGCACAGCTCGGAGTGGCAGGCCCTCCAGGCGCTCGCCCCGATGATCGAGGCCGACGAGATCGACGTCGTGGTGATCCACGACGCCGCCCGGCCGCTGGCGGTCACGACGATGTTCGCCTCCGTGATCGAGGCCGCCCTCGAGCACGGGGGCGCGATCCCGGTCCGCGACCAGGGCCACCTCACGGCCCTCGGCGAGGGCGACCAGCCCCCGGACCGCGTGGTGGCCGTGCAGACGCCTCAGGCGTTCCGCGCCCAGCCCCTCCTCGAGGCCTACCGCCTCGCGCACGCCGACGGCTTCGTCGGCACCGACACCGCGAGCTGCATGGAGCGCTACACCGACGTCCCGGTGTTGTGCGTGGACGGCGACGCGGGCAACATCAAGATCACGTTCCCCGAGGACCTGTTCCTCGCGGAGCGGCTGCTCGCCAAGGCCGACTGGGACCTGTCCGGTCGGCAGCGCCACCGACGGGAGTCTGCGATGTCGCACCTGCGGGACCTGATCCCCCACGGCGATCGCCCATGA
- a CDS encoding CarD family transcriptional regulator: protein MTFTVGETVVYPNHGAAVIEDIEMRTIKGEDRQYLVLRIVAQQDLVVRVPACNLDLVGVRDVVDKEGLDRVFDVLRAAHVEEPTNWSRRYKANLEKLHSGDVMKVSEVVRDLWRRERDRGLSAGEKRMLAKARQILVSELALAEKTNEDKAEAMLDEVLAS, encoded by the coding sequence ATGACTTTCACCGTCGGCGAAACGGTCGTCTATCCCAATCACGGGGCCGCAGTCATCGAGGACATCGAGATGCGGACGATCAAGGGAGAGGACCGGCAGTATCTCGTCCTCAGGATTGTCGCTCAGCAGGACCTGGTCGTTCGCGTGCCGGCCTGCAACCTCGATCTCGTCGGGGTCCGTGACGTCGTCGACAAGGAGGGTCTCGACCGCGTCTTCGACGTGCTGCGTGCCGCCCACGTCGAGGAGCCGACGAACTGGTCGCGCCGCTACAAGGCCAACCTGGAGAAGCTGCACTCCGGCGATGTCATGAAGGTGTCGGAGGTCGTCCGCGACCTGTGGCGCCGCGAGCGTGACCGCGGTCTGTCGGCCGGCGAGAAGCGCATGCTGGCCAAGGCCCGCCAGATCCTGGTCTCCGAGCTCGCGCTCGCGGAGAAGACCAACGAGGACAAGGCCGAGGCCATGCTCGACGAGGTCCTCGCCTCCTGA
- a CDS encoding sensor histidine kinase, giving the protein MDPTMQAGLAAIIGAIVAGGAVLAWHISDRQRYAVPAHEEPAVQEGAAAVLSILRSSAVVVDESDHVLKASAPAYAFGLVRGNTVVVPELLDLIAQVRRDGQIRESDIDLPAADGGFGRTLTARVAPLGARLVLALVEDRTRERRVEAVRRDFVANVSHELKTPVGAIRLLAEAVTDASDDPEAVQRFATRMLTESDRLSKLVQQIIELSRLQGHDPLEKPVMVDVDAAVATAVDTSAMEATAKEIVVESRGEHGLEVFGSQEQIGAAISNLVANAVAYSNNGSRVVVTSRSEGEQIQVSVVDQGIGIPAEDIDRIFERFYRVDPARHRSTGGTGLGLAIVKHVAATHGGDISVWSVQGQGSTFTLTLPRNAGPHTDAAGPTTPVEVVAPARPQTPVPTRRTQQETHR; this is encoded by the coding sequence GTGGATCCGACGATGCAGGCCGGGTTGGCCGCCATCATCGGGGCCATCGTGGCAGGTGGGGCCGTCCTGGCGTGGCACATCAGCGACCGCCAGCGCTACGCCGTGCCCGCCCACGAGGAGCCCGCGGTCCAGGAGGGCGCCGCAGCCGTCCTGAGCATCCTGCGCTCGAGCGCGGTCGTCGTCGACGAGTCCGACCACGTGCTCAAGGCCTCGGCGCCGGCGTACGCCTTCGGGCTGGTGCGGGGCAACACCGTGGTCGTGCCGGAGCTGCTCGACCTCATCGCGCAGGTGCGCCGCGACGGCCAGATCCGCGAGAGCGACATCGACCTGCCGGCCGCCGACGGCGGCTTCGGCCGCACCCTCACCGCGCGGGTGGCGCCCCTCGGTGCCCGCCTCGTGCTGGCGCTGGTCGAGGACCGCACCCGCGAGCGCCGGGTGGAGGCAGTCCGACGCGACTTCGTCGCCAACGTCAGCCACGAGCTCAAGACCCCCGTCGGCGCGATCCGCCTCCTCGCCGAGGCCGTCACCGACGCCTCCGACGACCCCGAGGCCGTCCAGCGATTCGCCACCCGGATGCTCACCGAGAGCGACCGGCTCTCCAAGCTGGTGCAGCAGATCATCGAGCTGTCGCGGCTCCAGGGCCACGACCCGCTCGAGAAGCCCGTCATGGTCGACGTCGACGCCGCCGTCGCGACCGCGGTCGACACGAGCGCGATGGAGGCGACCGCCAAGGAGATCGTCGTCGAGTCGCGCGGCGAGCACGGTCTGGAGGTGTTCGGCTCGCAGGAGCAGATCGGCGCCGCCATCAGCAACCTCGTGGCCAACGCCGTCGCCTACTCCAACAACGGCTCCCGGGTCGTGGTGACCTCGCGCTCGGAGGGCGAGCAGATCCAGGTGTCCGTGGTCGACCAGGGCATCGGCATCCCGGCCGAGGACATCGACCGCATCTTCGAGCGCTTCTACCGCGTCGACCCCGCCCGGCACCGCTCCACCGGCGGCACCGGCCTGGGCCTGGCGATCGTGAAGCACGTCGCCGCGACCCACGGCGGCGACATCTCGGTGTGGTCGGTGCAGGGCCAGGGCTCGACGTTCACCCTCACCCTGCCCCGCAACGCAGGTCCCCACACGGACGCGGCCGGACCCACCACCCCCGTCGAGGTCGTCGCACCCGCGCGGCCCCAGACCCCCGTACCCACACGCAGAACACAGCAGGAGACCCACAGATGA
- a CDS encoding phosphoglyceromutase, producing the protein MTYTLVLLRHGESEWNAKNLFTGWVDVALTDKGREEAVRGGSLIKDAGFLPDVVHTSLQRRAINTAALALDAADRHWIPVKRSWRLNERHYGALQGKDKKQTLEQYGEEQFMLWRRSFDVPPPPLDDADEFSQARDPRYADLGDELPRTECLKDVIARFLPYWESEIVPDLQSGKTVLVAAHGNSLRALVKHLDGISDDDIAALNIPTGMPLVYRLDESLAPTVAGGEYLDPEAAAAAAAAVANQGR; encoded by the coding sequence ATGACCTACACGCTCGTCCTGCTCCGCCACGGCGAGAGCGAGTGGAACGCCAAGAACCTCTTCACCGGCTGGGTCGACGTCGCGCTGACCGACAAGGGCCGCGAGGAGGCGGTCCGCGGCGGCTCGCTGATCAAGGACGCCGGGTTCCTCCCCGACGTCGTGCACACCTCCCTGCAGCGCCGCGCCATCAACACCGCCGCGCTCGCCCTCGACGCGGCCGACCGCCACTGGATCCCGGTCAAGCGCAGCTGGCGCCTGAACGAGCGCCACTACGGCGCGCTCCAGGGCAAGGACAAGAAGCAGACGCTGGAGCAGTACGGCGAGGAGCAGTTCATGCTCTGGCGCCGCTCCTTCGACGTCCCGCCGCCCCCGCTCGACGACGCCGACGAGTTCTCGCAGGCCCGTGACCCGCGCTACGCCGACCTCGGCGACGAGCTGCCGCGCACCGAGTGCCTCAAGGACGTCATCGCCCGGTTCCTCCCCTACTGGGAGTCCGAGATCGTCCCCGACCTCCAGTCCGGCAAGACGGTGCTCGTCGCCGCGCACGGCAACAGCCTCCGCGCGCTCGTCAAGCACCTCGACGGGATCAGCGACGACGACATCGCCGCCCTCAACATCCCCACCGGCATGCCGCTGGTCTACCGCCTCGACGAGTCGCTCGCCCCGACCGTCGCCGGCGGGGAGTACCTCGACCCCGAGGCCGCAGCCGCCGCTGCCGCCGCGGTCGCCAACCAGGGTCGCTGA
- a CDS encoding UbiA family prenyltransferase, with protein sequence MSTTPSLALVRAAHPRQALVTAATLAAAAAVAGRPLREVALVGGTVLVGQSVLGWADDLADRRRDARHRPEKPLGNESLDPGTVWFAIACAVLLVVPLAVANGREAAAAYLTLLAVSAVGDRLLHATVLSFVPWVVGFALYPVFLAHGGWGGSGTTTPPTPTLVALAAALGLGVHVLLALPGLVHDHEEGERSLPLRLALRTGTPRMLVIASVWTGAVAIAILIAGRTVGLT encoded by the coding sequence ATGTCGACGACCCCGTCGCTGGCCCTCGTCCGGGCCGCGCACCCGCGCCAGGCCCTCGTGACCGCGGCCACGCTCGCCGCGGCTGCCGCGGTGGCCGGCCGCCCCCTCCGCGAGGTCGCCCTGGTCGGTGGGACGGTGCTCGTCGGACAGTCCGTCCTCGGCTGGGCCGACGACCTCGCCGACCGCCGCCGCGACGCCCGGCACCGCCCGGAGAAGCCCCTCGGCAACGAGTCCCTCGACCCCGGGACGGTGTGGTTCGCGATCGCGTGCGCGGTGCTGCTCGTCGTACCCCTCGCCGTGGCCAACGGGCGCGAGGCCGCGGCGGCGTACCTCACGCTCCTCGCGGTCTCGGCGGTCGGCGACCGGCTGCTCCACGCGACGGTGCTGTCGTTCGTGCCGTGGGTGGTCGGCTTCGCGCTCTACCCGGTGTTCCTCGCCCACGGCGGCTGGGGCGGCTCCGGTACGACGACGCCGCCCACGCCGACGCTGGTCGCACTCGCCGCGGCGCTCGGCCTGGGCGTCCACGTCCTGCTCGCGCTGCCCGGCCTCGTGCACGACCACGAGGAGGGCGAGCGCTCGCTCCCGCTGCGGCTCGCGCTGCGCACCGGGACGCCCCGGATGCTCGTGATCGCGAGCGTGTGGACCGGCGCCGTCGCGATCGCCATCTTGATCGCAGGGCGGACGGTCGGGCTGACCTGA
- the mshA gene encoding D-inositol-3-phosphate glycosyltransferase — protein sequence MEAALGERVAMISLHTSPLDQPGTGDAGGMNVYVIELSRRLAAQGIAVDVFTRATSSTLPQVVEAADGVLVRHVAAGPFEGLAKGELPGQLCTFAREVLRTEALQPLGHYTAVHSHYWLSGQVGALARDRWNVPLVHSMHTMAKVKNEALALGDTPEPVSRVIGEEQVVEAADLLIANTDTEARQLVDLYDASPDAVEVVHPGVDLTVFAPRDRAEARRELGLPDDAVVLLFAGRIQPLKAPDVLLRAVDVLLRDDPSLRHRLVVPVVGGPSGSGLEHPTALADLAADLGIADVVRFVPPVTQPELAVWSSAATAVAVPSYNESFGLVAVEAQATGTPVVAAAVGGLTTVVRDGVSGLLVDTHEPRDWAAALRRLVDDPALVERLGQGAIAHAQDFSWEHTAEQTLAAYERAAARMRAVPA from the coding sequence ATGGAGGCAGCGTTGGGCGAGCGCGTGGCGATGATCAGCCTGCACACCTCACCCCTGGACCAGCCCGGCACGGGCGACGCGGGCGGGATGAACGTCTACGTCATCGAGCTCTCCCGGCGCCTCGCTGCCCAGGGCATCGCGGTCGACGTCTTCACCCGCGCCACGTCCTCGACGCTGCCGCAGGTCGTGGAGGCCGCCGACGGGGTGCTCGTCCGCCACGTCGCCGCCGGCCCGTTCGAGGGCCTCGCCAAGGGTGAGCTGCCCGGCCAGCTGTGCACCTTCGCCCGCGAGGTTCTGCGCACCGAGGCCCTGCAGCCGCTCGGCCACTACACGGCCGTGCACTCCCACTACTGGCTCTCCGGCCAGGTCGGCGCCCTCGCGCGCGATCGCTGGAACGTTCCGCTGGTGCACTCGATGCACACGATGGCGAAGGTGAAGAACGAGGCCCTCGCCCTCGGCGACACCCCCGAGCCGGTCTCGCGCGTCATCGGCGAGGAGCAGGTGGTCGAGGCCGCCGACCTGCTGATCGCCAACACCGACACCGAGGCCCGCCAGCTCGTCGACCTCTACGACGCCAGTCCCGACGCCGTCGAGGTGGTCCACCCGGGCGTCGACCTCACCGTCTTCGCCCCACGCGACCGCGCGGAGGCCCGCCGCGAGCTCGGTCTCCCCGACGACGCGGTGGTGCTGCTGTTCGCCGGCCGGATCCAGCCGCTCAAGGCGCCCGACGTGCTCCTGCGCGCAGTCGACGTGCTCCTGCGCGACGACCCGTCCCTGCGCCACCGCCTCGTCGTCCCGGTTGTCGGCGGTCCCTCGGGCAGCGGCCTCGAGCACCCCACCGCGCTGGCCGACCTCGCCGCCGACCTCGGCATCGCCGACGTGGTCCGGTTCGTCCCGCCCGTGACCCAGCCCGAGCTCGCCGTGTGGTCCTCGGCCGCCACGGCCGTCGCGGTGCCGTCCTACAACGAGTCCTTCGGCCTCGTCGCCGTCGAGGCGCAGGCCACCGGCACGCCGGTCGTGGCTGCCGCCGTCGGCGGGCTCACCACCGTCGTCCGCGACGGCGTCAGCGGTCTGCTCGTCGACACCCACGAGCCGCGCGACTGGGCCGCCGCGCTGCGCCGGCTCGTCGACGACCCCGCCCTGGTCGAGCGGCTCGGACAGGGCGCGATCGCGCACGCGCAGGACTTCTCGTGGGAGCACACCGCCGAGCAGACGCTCGCCGCCTACGAGCGGGCCGCCGCCCGGATGCGAGCCGTCCCCGCGTGA
- a CDS encoding ribonuclease HI family protein, which yields MIYAAADGSALGNPGPAGWAWYVDDGCWASGGWPRGTNNMGELMAVLDLLQQTAHLDDDLHVYCDSKYVIDSVTKWMAGWKRKGWKKSDGKPVLNVELMKALDEAMDGRRDRVHFEWVKGHAGHALNEAADKRANAAASAYQRGAEPDAGPGFSGSSTAHPAAAVGQVEEEPDLFSGLEDVAPTTDEEHVIAMERALLTDEVRGDRAAVAALLHPAWQEVGRSGRLWSRDDMLDAIGPGEPVTLDVVSVERVDRDTILLVWRALADGRSTLRSSLWVRTGQSSGGPWQQRFHQGTDEA from the coding sequence GTGATCTACGCGGCGGCCGACGGTTCGGCACTCGGCAACCCCGGTCCGGCCGGATGGGCGTGGTACGTCGACGACGGCTGCTGGGCGTCCGGCGGCTGGCCGCGCGGCACCAACAACATGGGCGAGCTGATGGCCGTCCTCGACCTGCTCCAGCAGACCGCGCACCTCGACGACGACCTGCACGTCTACTGCGACAGCAAGTACGTCATCGACTCCGTCACCAAGTGGATGGCGGGCTGGAAGCGCAAGGGCTGGAAGAAGAGCGACGGCAAGCCGGTGCTCAACGTCGAGCTGATGAAGGCGCTCGACGAGGCCATGGACGGACGTCGCGACCGTGTCCACTTCGAGTGGGTCAAGGGCCACGCCGGGCACGCGCTCAACGAGGCGGCCGACAAGCGAGCCAACGCCGCCGCGTCGGCGTACCAGCGCGGCGCCGAGCCCGACGCGGGCCCCGGCTTCTCCGGCAGCAGCACCGCCCACCCGGCCGCGGCCGTCGGCCAGGTCGAGGAGGAGCCCGACCTGTTCAGCGGCCTGGAGGACGTGGCGCCCACGACCGACGAGGAGCACGTCATCGCGATGGAGCGGGCGCTGCTCACCGACGAGGTGCGCGGTGACCGGGCGGCCGTCGCTGCCCTGCTCCACCCCGCGTGGCAGGAGGTCGGCCGCTCCGGCCGGCTGTGGAGCCGCGACGACATGCTCGACGCGATCGGCCCCGGCGAGCCGGTCACCCTCGACGTCGTGTCGGTCGAGCGGGTCGACCGCGACACCATCCTGCTCGTCTGGCGGGCGCTGGCCGACGGTCGATCGACCCTGCGCAGCAGCCTCTGGGTGCGCACGGGCCAGTCGTCCGGGGGTCCGTGGCAGCAGCGGTTCCACCAGGGCACGGACGAGGCCTGA